The following DNA comes from Quercus robur chromosome 1, dhQueRobu3.1, whole genome shotgun sequence.
GTAGACGAGACTGCTCCCagggtatgaagccaaggtTTGCCCATAATAGCCGTGTATGGAGAAAAAACATCTAcaacaatgaagtccacctccaccataTCCATACCGGCTTGCACAGGTAGTCTGATCAGTCCTTTCGGAGCGACCAtccttccctcaaaactcacTAGAGGGGAGCTGTAGGCTACTAAGTCCTATGGTTTCAGACCTAACCCTTTATACAAATCTGGGTACATTATATCCACAGCActaccttgatcaatcatcacccttttgACATCATACTCACCAATTCTCAGCGTGACCAccagagcatcatcatggggctgtatggttccaaccttGTCCTCATCAGAAAAGCCCAGAATCAGGGGGACGTCCACCCTGGCTCTCTTCAACGCTTGGCAATGATCCTCGGCCGGAGGTCGGAACACCGACAGTACCCTAGAAGGGCAAGATCTAGTTCTCCCTAGGGCAGCAAAAATAACGTTGATCGTACCAAGGGGGAGTCTTGAAGAAGCGTCCCCACGCACTTCTGAGCCTGCTTGGCTTACCCtaccactggaatgatgcaagagCTGCTTCAATTTCCCCTCTCGGACCAATTGCTCCAAATGGTTCCATAAATTCCTGCAATTTTCTGTCGTGtgcccatgatcctgatgatagtgaCAATATAAGTTCGGGTTGCATTTCCTAGGCTCTCccgccatcttgtttggccatttgaaaaagggctcattctttatcttctccaacaCTTGCTACACCAGCTCCCGAAACACTGCATTAACCACCTAAGTGTCAGAAGAACCTGATTGCCCAATGTAGTCTTTTCGAAGTTGGCTACTATTGTAACGGTCCGatctgaaatccctcctctcttgagggattaccttagcctttccttttccctgaAGCTGGTCCTCTTCTACTCTTCTGTACTTATCAATCCTATCCATTAATTGGTGTACACT
Coding sequences within:
- the LOC126692918 gene encoding uncharacterized protein LOC126692918, with amino-acid sequence MAGEPRKCNPNLYCHYHQDHGHTTENCRNLWNHLEQLVREGKLKQLLHHSSGRVSQAGSEVRGDASSRLPLGTINVIFAALGRTRSCPSRVLSVFRPPAEDHCQALKRARVDVPLILGFSDEDKVGTIQPHDDALVVTLRIGEYDVKRVMIDQGSAVDIMYPDLYKGLGLKP